The nucleotide window TTCCCGGTTTTAGTTTTGTCGATGAGCAAGGGCAATATTCAGGGTTAGATGTAGATATGTGTCGTGCTGTGGCGGCGGCTTTATTTGATGATCCGACTAAAGTTGAATTCCGTAAACTGACTGCTGATCAACGCTTTACGGCTGTACAATCTGGAGAAGTCGATATCCTCAACCGTAATACCACCTGGACTATTAGCCGGGATACGTCTGTCGGTATGGATTTTGCCCCGACTACGTTTTATGATGGTCAAGGGATCATGGTGACTAAAGCCAGTGGAATTACTAAACTAGAAGATTTAAAAGGAAAATCCGTTTGTGTTCTTTCAGGAACGACTACTGAACAAAATTTAGCCGATCAAATGCGGAAACGAGGGATAGAAGACTATACCCCCATCGCTTCTGATGATGTGGATCAACTGTACGCCGCTTATCAGGAAGGCCGTTGTGAAGGGGTGACTTCCGATCGGTCTCAATTAGTGGCCAGACGTTCAGTCTTACCGAAACCAGAGGATCATGTGGTTTTAGATGTAGTCTTGTCGAAAGAACCTTTAGGCCCTGTGGTAGCGGATGGAGATTCCCAATGGTCTGATACCATTAAATGGATCACCTATGCAACCATTGAAGCTGAAGAGTTAGGGATTAATTCTCAAAATATAGGGGAGTTTGAAAAGTCTGAAGATCCCAATGTTAAGAGGTTTTTGGGTTCTGAAGGCACTTTAGGGGAAGATATGGGACTCAATAATGATTTTGCGACTCGCGTCATTAAGCACGTGGGAAATTATGAGGAAATTTACGATCGTAATATTGGTAAACCGTTAGGATTAGAACGAGGCCCTAATCAACTTTGGACGAATGGCGGTTTATTGTATTCTCCTCCTTTCAGATAGCTCAATCAACTCAGGAGTCAGAACTCAAATGAACTAATAACCAATAACTAATGGATAATGGATAATGGATAATGGATAATGGATCATAATCTTTCATAATTTACTCTTATATTAATTGTATTTTTTACCTATTGTCTGGCTCAAATATCCACTTTTCATTATCAATTATCAATTATCAATTGACTAATGACTGCTTCAGAAAAAATCCCCTTTTGGCGTGATACTCGTATTTTAAACCTACTCGGACAAATTTTCGTCATTTTAGTTCTTGTAGGAATTTTAATTTTTTTAGGAAATAATTTAATTATTAATTTTCAAAGGTTACGTCTAAATTTTGGCTTTGAGTTTATATTTGATACTCGACGACCGGCAGGATTTAATATTGGTAATTCTCCCATTCCCTATCAACCCACTGATCCGGTAATAATCGCGCTTTTAGTGGGCTTAATTAACTCTCTTAGGGTGATGATAAGCGGAATTATTTTAGCGGCTATTTTAGGGATTATGGTAGGATTAGGACGGTTATCTAGTAATTGGTTAGTGAGGCAAATTGCCACCGTCTATGTTGAAATTTTTCGGAATACGCCTTTATTATTACAACTCTTTTTTTGGTATTCTGCCGTTTTTTTAAAATTTCCTAAAATTGATAATCCGTTAATTTTATTTAATTCAATATTGCTCAGTAATCGAGGGATGGCTATTCCTTGGCCATCGGGAAAACTTCAAACTTGGTTGTCTCTAATCTTATTATTCATTAATGCTATTTTAGCCTTTTTGGTTTGGCGGACTCGTACTCAGAGAAGAATTCAACAAGGAGAGTCAGGAAATCGATTTTTAGTGATTTTAAGTGGAATAGGGATCACTTCATTGTTGGCTTTAATGATTGGGTTAGATTGGCAAAAACCGTTACTCAATATTGAATTAGGACGAATTGAACAAGGGTTAATTTTATCTCCAGAATTTGCCAGTCTTTTAATCGGATTAACTGTTTATACCGCCGCCTTTATTGCAGAGGTAGTTCGGGCAGGGATTCAATCAGTTAATCAGGGACAATGGGAAGCCGCCAAAGCATTAGGATTAAAACCGTCTTTAGTGATGCAATTGGTGATTTTTCCTCAAGCCTTACGGGTGATGATTCCCCCTTTAACCAGTGAGTTTCTTAATTTAGCCAAAAATTCTAGTTTAGCGAGTGCGACTCTTTATAAAGATATCTTTGCTGTGTCTTATACTGTTGCTGAAAAAACCGGCAGGGCAGTAGAAATGATGTTAGTGGTGATGAGTACCTATTTAATTATTAACTTAATTATTTCTTCGGGGATGAATACTTTTAACCATTTAGTCCAATTAAAAGAAAGATAACTAATACCATTTTGCTAAATGTCTGCTACACATACGATCCCCCCAACCCCCCTTAAAAAGGGGGGCAAAGGGCAGATAAGTATTAATCTTAAAGTAAATTAGTATAATGGGGGAGGGTGGGGAGAATAGAAAAATGATTTCTAGCATAAATGAACGGAATTTGGTATAACAACAGAAAAATACTTGAAAATTCCCCTAAATTTTAACTATTATATAGGGCTAAAGCCCTCCTACGAACCTAATTTATTAAAATCTGTCAGGGGCAAAGATGGCGATCGCTCTGTTCAACATTCTGATTATGTTTCAGATAATCTCCCGCCCAATGACAAGCAAAATTCATAAGCTTATCTAGATTAAGATTAGCCAAACTGTTAAGTTTTGCCAAGTCTAAAGAATATAAAATAGCAGATTTATCACTACTCACTGTAGCTAAAGTTTTTCCATCAGGACTAATATCAATGCCATTAACGGCGGCGGAATGTGTGGTAAAAGTTTGGACAACTCGCCCATCTAAACTCCAGATTTTAGCCGTATTATCGGCACTGGCGGTCACAATAAATTTACCATCAGGACTAAACTTGACTCGATAAATAGAAGATCTATGACCGATTAAAGTTTCTAAGACTTGGCCTTGTAAATTCCAAAGTTTTACTGTTTTATCTCCGCTTGCCGTTGCCAACATTTTGCCATTAGGACTAAAAGAAAGCTCAAAAATCGAGTCAGGATGGGCATCAAATTTTCTCAGGAGTTGACCTTGAGGGGAAAATAAAGCAACTTGTCCATTAAAACCCCCAAGAGCAATTAATGTTCCATCGGGACTAAAACTAACAGCATGAATTTCTCCCAAATTCTCCTTTAATGTATTTAAAAGCTGACCTTCAAAACTCCAAAGTTTAACTGTTCTGTCACTACTAGCAGAGGCAATTATTTTCCCATCAGGACTAAATTTTACTGACCATACTTTATCCTGATGACCTTTAAGAGTTCGTGATTGATGATTTTTTAAATCCCATAATTTTATCAATTTATCTTCCCCGACACTAGCCAGAGTTTGACCATCTGGACTAAAATTGACACCCCAAACTTTACCCTCATGACCTGAAAAAGTCCTTAATTTTTTTCCATTCCAAAGTTGAACCGTGTTATCAATGTTAGCAATAGCCACTATTTGACCATTGGGACTAAAAGCAATATCTGTTCCTTTGTCTTTAAGTAATAGTTGTTTTAAATTTTGCTCATTTTGCTGCCACTGCCATAGTCTAACAGTTCCATCTTTACTCGCGCTAGCAATAGTTTGATTTTGACCTTTAGAAATGATTTTAGTATCCCAGATCCAATTTTCATGACCTTCAAAGGTTTCCAGTTGTTCTCCTTTAAGATTCCAAATTTTAACTTTTTTATCCACTCCACTAGAAATAATCCCTTGACCATCGGGACTAAAATTAATACTTAAGACTCCGTCATTATCGCCCTTCCAGCTTAAACTGAGAGGTTTATTGTCTTTCAAATTCCATAACTTAATTGTTCCATCTTTACTACCAGAAACAAGACGCTGACTATCGGGACTAAAATTGACAGTCCAAATCCAATCTTGATGTCCTTCCAAGGTTTTTAACAGTTTCCCTTCTTTGTCCCATAATTTAATTGTTCCATCAGCACTACTAGACGCTAACATTTTATTATCAGGACTAAATTTAACACTCCAAACTTGGCCATTATGTCCTTCCAAAGTTTTAAAAAGTTGACCATTAAGACGATAAAGGGTTACTGTTTTATTCCCATTAGTAACTGCAATAATTTCCCCATCCGGACTAAAGCTAACATCTGAGACTTCTCCATAACCTTCTTTTCCGGTTTGGAATATTTTAACTAATTGACCGTTTTCTGTCCAAAGTTTAGCGGTTTTATCTGCCGATACACTCGCCAAATAGCGGCCATCGGGACTAAAACTAATCCCCCAAACTAACCCATCATGAGCTTTAAACTGTTTATATTGACTTCCATTTTCATTCCAAAGGATAACCGTTCCATCATTATGAGCAGTAGCTATATAATTACCATGATAACTAACACTAAAAACTGCCCCATGACCGGCTGATAAACGATTAAATTCTCTCACATCATTGATTGCACCTTGAAGCGCTACTACTGCATCATGATTATTTATAATCGGGAGTTGTTGAAGTAATTTGCCGGTTTTAATTGCTAGGAGAAGTCCATCAAATTCTTTATTAGCAAATCTGAGAGCTTGTGAAGAATTACTCAAAGCTTTAACGGCTAAATTTCTTTGAGAAAAGGCAAACCAACCTAATCCAACTGCACTAATAAACCCCATAGTCATTAATCCTAACATCATTCGTAACCGCATTTCTCGGCGTTTTGCCCGTTTAGATTCTGCATCTATAGCGGCTTTACTACGAGCAATAAAATCTTTTTGGAGTTGAGTCGGAAAAGGTTCTTTTTTTTCAGCTTCTGCTTCTTTTAACCAATTTTTTGCTAAGATAAATTCACTGGCTCTTAACAGTAAATCCTCACTTTCTTGTTGAGTTTGCCACTCTTTAGCCCGTTGTGACCATTTAGTATGATTTCTCACATGATCTCGATCGCTGTCTAGAGTTCTCACTAATTCATTAAAATTAGCAGCAAAATTACCGCCATACTGATTAAAATTAATCCATTGGACTTTGGCTAAAGCGGGATGTAATTGATTTGATAAAACCTCTCGATATAAAATAGGTATGATCCGTTTATTTAACTTTTGAGCATATTGAACTTCATCAGCACAATAGGGAGAATTGATCGATTTAGGACTAATAATAAAAACAAAATTATCTGAACTTTCAATTCCGCGATAAATTTCCTGTTTAAAATCCTCTCCAGAAGCAATACTTTCTTGATCAAACCAAGTCGTTTTACCAATTTCTTGAAGGGCATCATTTAACTTACGCGCAAAATCAGCATCAACCCTAGAATAAGAAATAAAAACATCTAAAGATTCAAGGGGAGGCTGTAGTAAACTGGCATTAATAAAGTCTTCTTGTAGGAGAATAGGTTGATGTTGAGTTTTAGTGTTACCGACTTTTAACCAAGCTTGAGCATGACTCAAGTTATATCCTCGCAATAAAAGACTAGGATTATGATGTTGTCGTTGCCATTTAATGGCTTTAGTTAAAATTAATTTATGATCTTCGTAATACTGAGCATCTTGTTTAAGAGCTTTCAGGAGTTTATCAATAGTTTGATTATAATAATCTTCCGTCCTACTCTCGGATAAATCAATAAATTGTAATCCTAAAATTTGAGGAGGAATTTTATCTAAATTTATCGACTCAATTAATAGAGGAATAATTCTTTTATGATAACTTAGAGCATAATCTAATTCCATCTGACAATATTCTGAAGCCAGAGCATTAGATGAAATAAGATAGATAATATTATCTGACTGTTCTACCCCCTGTTTTATTTCCTGTTCAAATTGAGTCCCACTTTGAATATCAGTCTGGTTAGTCCATACAGTAATACTATGACGCATCAAAGATTGACGCAGTTGAATCATGATAGATTTGTCTAAGTCTGAATAACATATAAAGACCTCAGACATTAAATTTTTAGCATTTTTGATACTTTCACAAATAAATTCACAGTGTAAATCCGTCGGTGTACAAGGGCGCTGTTCATTAATAAATTCAGTTTTTAACCAGGTTTCTGCTTCGATTCGTTCTTGTCCACTTAATAAGTATTGATGTTGTTTTTGATGTTTTTCCCATTTTAAAGCTTTCAGCAATAACTGGGTATGCTGTTGAATGTAGTCTTGATGCTGTTGAAAAACATGGAGTAATTTTTGAAAATTAGTTTCAAATTCATCTATTTCTTCTCGAAAATACACCCAGTTGAGTTTACTAATTACTGGGTGCATATTGATTATACTTGTGTGTAGTCCTTTAGCCTGATAGGTTTGCCATTGTTCCTCTGTGCCGTTAGGATTTCTGTTGAGCCATGTTTGTTGGGTAATTTGCTCTACATGAAGTAGGGGAATAATGCGTTTATGATATTTAAGGGCTAGTTCAATTTCTTTGAGACAATAAGGGGAATTAACGGAATGAGGAGAAATAATAAAAATAAAATTATCTGTTTTTTCGATGCCATCGTTGATTTGTTCTTGAAAATCTACGGCTAAAGGAATATCATTTTGATCAAACCAAATTTTTAAGCCTTCATTAGTAAGTTTCTGGTGCAGTGCTACGGCAAAAGCTTTACTGTCTGCACGTCCGTAAGAGATAAACCCGTTAAAAACTTCACTCATCTAATGTCTCCAAACTTACGGCTATGTTATCAATGGATAATGGATAATGGATAATGGATAATTGATAATGGATAATTGATAATTGATAATGGATAATTGATAATTGATAATGGATAATTGATAATGGATAATTGATAATTAATCAATTTGGAGGAATACCTCTTCAAAAAGGAGAAAAATCCCCAATTTTTTCCTTGGTTTCAATCCTCTTCATAATTAATTCTGTTTAAAATCTAAAAATGATAATTGATAAGTAATATTTATTATTAATGTCATTATCCATTGTCCATTGTCCATTGTCCATTGTCCATTGTCCATTGTCCATTGTCCATTGTCCATTGTCCATTGTTGAATTACCATACTTATCATTATTCACGTTCCTAAAAGCAAATTCCGTATTTTTAAGAAAAAGTTCCCTAAAAACTTAGATGAGGGTCTATTTGTTATGAAATATTAATAAATTGTAGAGATTAAAGATTTCTTAATTATTGCATTCTTGGCCTAAATTGCTCCTTAACTTTAATATAAATTTACCGACTGATTTAAAACCTGAGTATTGTTTAGGTTTCAGGGGTTTGTTCTAATACTTGTTTAACCCATTGTTGATCTTCTTCTCGGATAGGGGGGATGGTTTCCATTTGATAATCAATTCTATAGTCAAATCCAGCCCGATCGTAAATTTCATTAAAAATTTGTTGTAAATTAATTATTGCCTCTTGGTCTTCTTTTTGTAAAGGAACGGAAAAACTCGGCAAAGGTTGAGATAAATTGAAAGCATATAATTCAGCTTTAGGGCGTTTTGATTCCTCACTAATTAAAATCCGATAATCGGTTTGAAAAGGATTATCTAAAATGGGCATATATTCCCCTCCTCGTAATAAATCAATCTCAATTAAATGAGTTAAACTGCCTAAAACTTGCTGACGTTTTTTTAAGTAAGTTTTTCTTCCTTCTCCTGGTCGTTTATTGACGGGGGAAAGAATTTCAATTGCTGTAATAACGCTTCCCGTTCCCATCTCCCGAACTTCCAAATAAGCTTGTTTAATTTCTTCAGGAATAGGAACAGTAACCGTAATGGGTTTAGTCACCTGTGAAATCACTGCAACATTAGATTGAGTGTTAGGAGCTTTGGGGGGACGTTTGATGGTAACATCAGGAATTCCTACTAATAAATCATTTTTATTGCCATCATTAATGGTATAAACTCGTTTATTAATAGCAATCTCATATTTAGGACGAATTTGAGGAACTAACTTTTCGGCTATGGCTGTAATTAGCCAATGATGGACTTCTGGCCAAAAGTCAGGATGTTCTAAATAAGGATCCATACCGGGAAAAGGAGATGGCATAATAGTTACTCGGTTGATGAACAGTTATTATTATTTTAATAGTAATTCAAAATTATTATGTCTGATTCTCTATCACCGTCCTATGTCTCCCCACCCATTAAACGGGTAAGTCCTGGGGAATGGATACACAAAAATCTGTTTAGCAGTTGGTTTAACGGATTTTTAACCCTGATTAGTCTATTATTTATCGGTTGGGTTGGCTTTAATTTAATTGACTGGATTTTTACCGAGGCACAATGGCAAGTCATTACGGCTAATCTACGGCTTTTTTTTGTTGGTTATTATCCGATTGAGTTATTATGGCGGACTTGGATAAGTCTGGGAATTCTCGTTAGTTTAGGGGGATTATCTTGGGGCATTTTCTCCCGTCAAACCCTTTTATTTAATCGAACCAGTTTAATGATTCTGTTTATTTTTGCGGCTATTTGCGTCTTTTTTACCGTGACTTCTGGCTTAATGACCAGTCTGATTTTATGGGGAATGCTGTTACTCTTAATCCTCTGTGCTGTAGGCGGAAAAAAATTAGGTCAATCAGTTCCTTCCTTGGGGACTTGGTTAGGATTAATTTGGTTAGGAACTTTTTTAATTGTCTGGTGGTTATTACGAGGAGGATTATTTTTAGACTTAGTGCCTTTGAGTCTAATTAGTGGACTCATTTTAACTCTTTCAGTGGCTATTGTTAGCATTGTTTTATCTTTTCCCTTTGGGGTTTTATTAGCTTTAGGACGACAAAGTTCATTACCTGTCATTCGTTGGTTATCTATTGCTTATATTGAACTGATTCGAGGTTTCCCCCTCATTGGGATTCTTTTTATGGCTCAGGTGATGTTACCCTTGGTTTTGCCGTTGGGTGTCCGTCCGGATAGTATTGTCCGAGCGATCGCCGGTTTTACCCTGTTTAGTGCGGCCTATCTGGCGGAAAATGTTCGAGGAGGGTTACAATCCGTTCCTAGAGGTCAAACTGAAGCCGCTAAAGCATTAGGCTTAAATCCTCTTTTAGTTTTAAGTCTCATCGTCTTACCCCAGGCTTTAAAAGCCGTTATTCCGACACTTGTGGGGCAATTTATCAGTCTGTTTAAAGATACATCCCTATTGGCGATCGTTGGCTTAGTGGATTTATTAGGGATTTCTCAATCTATACTAGCCAATCCCAAGTATCAAGGCCGCAATGTAGAAGTTTATTTATTTATTGGGTTTATGTATTGGTTGTGTTGTTCGGCCATGTCCTTGGCAAGTCGAAAAATAGAAACCAAGATGAGTCAATAGTCAATAGTCATTAGTCAATAGTCATAGGTCATGAGTCATGGGTCAATAGTCATGAGTCCTGGGTCATGAGTTATTCTCAATTATCCCCGATCCATTATCAATTAGTCTTGAGTGATTATCCTGTATCCTTTATAGATTAAGGGTTTAAGGGCTTTACCTCAGACCCCCATCTCCTATAAATAAATTCTTATAAATTAAAAAAATTGATGAAATCTACATAAATTAAAGGGTTTAGCGATCCACAATGGACAATTAGAGCTTAGAATAATGCAGTGAAATAATGAGCCTATCAGCTTTTCAGAGATTAAACGATCTGATGACCTGATAGGCTTCATGGAATATCCCCAATAACCAGATCAAAAAGTGAGATTGACCTGAAAACTTGGGAAATATACTCAAAAAAAGGAGAATCGTGTATGAATAAAGGTGAATTAGTCGATGAAATCGCAAGCCGGGCTATGGTAACCAAAAAACAAGCCGATGCAGTCTTGACAGCAGCGATAGAAGCGATTATGGATGCTGTCTCTTCGGGAGATAAAGTAACTTTAGTCGGATTTGGCTCTTTTGAAGCTCGTGAACGCAAAGCCAGAGAAGGACGCAATCCGAAAACCGGCGAAAAAATGGTAATTCCAGAAACTAAAGTGCCGGCTTTCTCTGCTGGTAAACTGTTTAAAGAGAAAGTTTCACCTTAGTTTAGTCAATTGCTGTTGTAGTAGCTGGTTTGAGCAGACCATCACACGGAGGAAATTTAACCTGGGCGGCCAACCTTGCCGGCTGTCCAGTCTCCGCGCTGATCGATTTTTCTGCGAGTATCAACCCTTTAGGGCCTCCAGAAAGTGCGATCGCAGCGATTAAAAACGGTCTCCGGTCTTTAACCCATTATCCCGATCCCAATTACGATCAGCTACGAGCTAGTTTAGGGCAGTGGCATAAACTCCCCCCAGACTGGATTTTGCCGGGAAATGGTTCGGCAGAACTGTTAACTTGGGCTAGTTGGGAATTATCCCATCAACGACTAACCTATTTAATTACTCCAGCTTTTGGGGACTATTGGCGATCGTTAAAAACCTTTTCTGCTCAGGTTAAACCCTGTCCACTGGATTTAACCCCTAATTATGGGGAATTATCTTTAAATCTGGCTTTACCAGAGTTAACCCAGGAACGCGCTATCAATTTAAATTCTGCGGGGTTAGTGATTAATAACCCCCATAACCCAACCGGTAAACTCTGGACAAGGGCAGAAATTTTGCCTTATGTAGAACGGTTCGGTTTGGTGGTGGTGGATGAAGCATTTATGGACTTTCTCCCCCCCCAACAAGACCAAAGTTTAATTTCTTCCATTCAAGATTACCCAAATTTGATTATTTTGCGCTCACTGACGAAATTTTACAGTTTGCCCGGATTACGTTTAGGATATGCGATCGCTCATCCTGACCGGCTGCAACGTTGGCAACAATGGCGCGATCCTTGGCCGGTTAATATTTTGGCTCAAAAAGCAGCAGAAGCTATCATTAAAGATAGGGCTTTTCAAGCCATGACTTGGGACTGGTTAGCACCTACGAAAGCTAAACTATGGGAAGGATTAGCCAATTTACCCAATTTAACCCCATTATCCGGAGCGGCTAATTTTTTATTAGTTTATACCAATCAATCGAGTTCTCAACTGCAAGAAAATCTGCTGAAAAATTACCGAATTTTGATTCGAGACTGTCTCAGTTTTCCTGAATTAGGCGATCGTTTTTTCCGAGTTGCTGTGCGGACTCAAGCAGATAATCAGCGTCTTCTCGATGGATTAGCTAAATTAGTTAACAGTGAACAGTGAACAGTGAACAGTGAAAAAGCTTTCATGTTAATAGCTTAAAACTGGAAAACTAATAACTATCATCCTGAAAACTGAAAACTAATAACTGTTAACTGTTAACTGTCAACTGTTAACTAAAAACGATGACCAATGACTATGATTTAGTAGTAATAGGTAGCACCCCGGAGGCGATTTATGCCGCTTCAAGGGCAGCTTACCTTAAAGCAAGGGTTGCCCTAGTTTTACAGCCAATAGAAGGGCATTTAGATAGTGCTGAGGCGATTTATAGCCGTCGGTTCACCCATGTTACTCACCTATTTAACCAATTTAAAGAAATCTATCCCGAAAATTTACAGCTAAGTCTTCCTTTAACTAGAGTTACTCATTGGGGAAAAGAAGTTAATACAATTCTCGCTGAAATCAATTCTCCTGCTTATCTTTCAGCTTTGGGAATTGATGTCATTATCGGGTCAGGGGAATTAGTCAAATTACCTCAACAAGCAGTAGTCGTAGAAGGTCGAAAACTGCGATCGCAAGCTTATTTATTAGCAACTGGAGCAAATTTAATTACTTCCCAAATTGAAGGATTAGAAGAAGTTGGATATTTAACAACTAGGGATTTATGGCATCCTGATAAACTAGAGTTTCTCCCTCATCATTTAGCAATTGTAGGACAAAGTCCCATAGGAATAGAATTAGCACAAAATTTAAATCGTTTAGGCAAAGATGTCACTTTAATTATAGAAGATCAGCAGTTTTTACCCCATGAAGATTCCGAAACAGCGATGGTATTACAAGCTATTTTAGAATCAGAAGGCATAAAAATTTATACCCAAAATCCTGTCACTCAAGTTAGACGTATTGAGGGAAAAAAATGGTTACAAGTGGGTAATTATGGGATTGAAAGTGATGAAATTATTATTGCTACTCAACCTTACCCTAATTGGGATGGATTAAATTTAGAAGGCGTTGGAGTCGAAATAAGAGAAAATAGAATTTTAGTCAATGAAAAGTTACAGACAACGAATCCTCGGATTTATGCCTGTGGGTCTTTAATCGGCGGGTATAATTTTTCCCATATTGCTCAATATGAGGCACAAATTGCCCTCAAAAATGCTTTATTTTTCCCTAGATTTAAAGTCAATTATAGCACTATTCCCTATGGAATTTTTACCGATCCCTCTTTAGCGCGAGTTGGGATGACTGAAGCACAAGCGAAACAATGTTATCAGGATATTAAAATAATTAAGCAACCGTTTAAAAACATTTCTCAGTCACAAATTTTAGGGGAAACCATAGGATTTTGTAAGTTAGTCGTCAGGAAAAATGGGGAAATTTTGGGAGGTCATATCATCGGTT belongs to Gloeothece citriformis PCC 7424 and includes:
- a CDS encoding dihydrolipoyl dehydrogenase family protein produces the protein MTNDYDLVVIGSTPEAIYAASRAAYLKARVALVLQPIEGHLDSAEAIYSRRFTHVTHLFNQFKEIYPENLQLSLPLTRVTHWGKEVNTILAEINSPAYLSALGIDVIIGSGELVKLPQQAVVVEGRKLRSQAYLLATGANLITSQIEGLEEVGYLTTRDLWHPDKLEFLPHHLAIVGQSPIGIELAQNLNRLGKDVTLIIEDQQFLPHEDSETAMVLQAILESEGIKIYTQNPVTQVRRIEGKKWLQVGNYGIESDEIIIATQPYPNWDGLNLEGVGVEIRENRILVNEKLQTTNPRIYACGSLIGGYNFSHIAQYEAQIALKNALFFPRFKVNYSTIPYGIFTDPSLARVGMTEAQAKQCYQDIKIIKQPFKNISQSQILGETIGFCKLVVRKNGEILGGHIIGSQAEELIGAIALAMQQKIKIGKLIDLVYPYPSLSEILHQIAVEWQLEHLRKNKRLQNWLENWFIWRRCWFS